The genomic DNA CCTGGTCCTCCTCGCCATTTTCGCCTTTGGCAAGCTCTTCGGCCTCCTGGGCATCTTCCTCGCCGTGCCCATGACGATCCTCGCCTCAGGGCTTCTTTCCCGCTGGCGCCGCTAGCCCCCCACGTGGACCACGGGCCGCCGCCGGGGGTCGGCCTCCACCCGGCGCAGGATCTCGTGGGTGAGGGTGGGTACGTCCCCTTCCCCGAAGAGGAGGAAGTCCAGGGCGGCCTGCCAGGGTCCTTCATCGGACCACTCAAAGTAGATGTGGGGGCGCTTTCCCGTCCGCTCCCGCAGGTAAAGGAGGAAGGCGGCCAGGGTGTTGGGGGCGGCGGTACCCAGGATGCGGAAGACCTTGGCGTCCCGGTGGTCTACCCCCCAGACCTGGGCCACGGTGCTGAACTCGGAGGGATCCTGCACATAGACCTCCACGAAGACGATGGGGTCGTGGGCGGGGATGTGGGTGGCCTCGCGGATGCGGCGCTCCTTGTCCCAGTAAACGGACCTCCCACCCCGCTCGGGCCGGTGGGCCACCAGGCGGAGGGGGGCCTCCTGCTCTTTCAGGTGGGCCACCATCCGCTCCGCCATCTCGTCCAGCTGGAAGGCTTCTACCCGGAGTTCAAAGGAGCGCAAGGTGCGGGAGAGGAAGGAGAGGAAAAGCGTTGCGGCGATGAAGAAGGAGGCGATGCGCACCCCGTCGGGCCGCTCCACCACGTTGGCCACCAGAACGTAGGCGAAGACGGGGAGGAGGGTCTGGAAGTAGCGGGCTTCCTTGCGTTTCTCCCTTTGGGCGGAAAGGGCCACGCCCAAGGCGGCGGAGCTCATCACCACCAGGACCCCGGTGGCGTAGGCCGCCGCCTGGGCCTCCACCTGGGCACGGAAGAGGAGGGTGATGCCGAAGGCCACGCCGGTGAAGAAGAGCACCAGGATGCGGTGCTGTCGGGCCCACTCCGGGGCCATGCCGAACCGGGGAAGGTAGCGGGGCACGAGGGTAAGGAGGCCCGCCATGGCGCTGGCCCCAGCGAACCAGAGGATCACGATGGAGAATAGGTCGTAAAGGCTGCCAAACCCCTCCCCCAGGTAGCGGTGGGCCAGGAAGCTGATGGCCCTACCGGAAACCTCCTCGCTTTGCCAGAGCTCGGGGGGAATAAGGAGGGCGGTGGCGAAGCCCGCTGCCACCAGGAAGGAGGCCATCACGGTGGCGGCCGCCAAGAGGAGGCGCTGGCCCCCCCGGATCCGGCCCCAAGGCCTTTCCGGGGTGTCCTGGGGTCCCCCCCGGATGAGGGGCATCACCGCCACGCCGGTTTCATAGCCGGAAAGGCCCAAAGCCAGCTTGGGAAAGGCGAGGGTGGTGGCGAGGATAAGGCCTAAGGGATCGGCGTGGGCGCGGAGGAGCCCTTGCCACCATTGGGCCAGGTGCTCGGGACCCACGTGGCTGAGGGCCACCCCCAGGGTGATGGCGTTCAGGGCTAGGTAGCCCAAGGTGATGGGCACGGCGAGGCCGATGGCCTCCCGGAAGCCCAGGTAGAAGACGAAGCCCAAGAGGGCGATGAGGAGGAGGGTGAGGCTCACCTGGCTCCCCTGGAGCCAGGCGGGGGCCACGGGGTTGCCGATGAGGTGGACGGCGGCGTCGGCGGCGGAGAGGGTGATGGTGATGACGAAGTCCGTGGCCATAAAGCCCAGGACCACCAGGACCAAGACCTTGCCCCGCCACCCGGGGAGGAGCCGGGTGAGGAGGCCCACGGACCCCTCCCCGTGGGGGCTCTCCTCCGCCAGGCGGCGGTACACCGGAAAGACCCCCAGGAGGGCGAAAAGGCCCAAGGCGATGTTGGCGAGGGGGGAGAGGAACCCCGCCGCCAGGAGGGCGATGCCGGGCTGGTAGCCCAGGGAGGAGAAGAGGTCCACCCCGGTGAGGCAGAGCACCTGCCACCAGGGGTAGCGGCCTTCGTCCGTGTGTCCTTGGAGCTTCATAAGCCCTCCAAAGCAGCCTCCACCCCTGGGGGCACGAAGCCCGCCACCTGGTAAAGGCCCCGGGCCCGTTCAAGGGCCGCCCTCGCCTCCCCAAGGCGCCCCTCCTTGCGCAACGTGAGGCCGAGGACGTATTGGGCCAAGGGGTTTCCCGGGGCCAGCGCCACGGCTTTGCGGAGCATGGCCTCGGAACGGGCCAGGCCCTTAGGGGTACTGGGCCCCCGGAACACCCCGCCCTTGGCCTGCTCGCCCCGGTAGTAAAAGAACTGGCTCCGGACGTAGGGGAATGGGAGGGGCGCCACCTGGTCTGGGGTAAGGGTGCCTTCCTTGGTCCGGTAGCTGAGGATGGCCCCGTCCGGGGCGTACTGGGGTTCGGCGAAGCGCAGGCCTCGAGGGGTGGCCACGAAGAGGCCCCGGTGCTTCGGGAACGGGGTGGGCTCGGAGGGGTCCACCAGGTAGTCCCGCCCTCCCAGGCGTAGGACCGCCACCGCATGGCCCAGGTTGCTTCGCTTCCCCTCGGGGTTCTCGTACACCATGTAGACCCCCGAGGCGAGCCCCATAGAGGAGAGCATCCCCTGCACCAGGACCGCCTGGAGCAGGCACTGCCTTTCCCCTTTGAGGGCGGCGTAGGCGAACTCGTAGCCCTCCTCGAGGCTGAAGCGGGGGAGGAGGCGCTTGATGACCCGGAAGGTCCAGGCGGCGGCTTCCAAGGGAGGGGCCTGGGCCTTACGATTGAGGGCGGTACGGAAATCCTCGTGGAAGGCGTGCCGGAAAGCTCCCTCCCACCAGGGGAGGAAAGGCGGGGCCCCCGCCACCTCCCGGTAGGAGTCCTCTACCAGGGTGGCGAAGGCAGGCGTATCCAGGGGGAAGGCCAAGGCGCTAGGGAGAAGGAGGAACACCCAAAGGATGGGTATCACAGACAGAAACTATACGCCTGGCAAGCGAGGGGTGGTGGCGGGCTAAAGTTCCGGCACCTCCTCCATCTGTTCGGGAAGGAAAAAGACCCTCGCCCGGTCGTCATAGCCGAGGAGCCCGGCGTACCGTCCCCACTCCCGCACCACGGCGAGGACCCTCCTGGCCTCGGGCTCGGGGAGGTGCTGGCGGAGCCGGGCCAAAACCCGCTCCTCGGGAACCTGCCGCCTTGCCAAGAGGGCCTGGTGGAGGCGGGCGAAGAGGGGTACCTGGCGCAGGAGGTGCTCGCCGAATAGGATCTTCCGCTCCTCGGGGGTGGCCGAGGCCCAGGCGGCCCCCGCCGGGGTGAGCTCGGCGTCTCCCCGCTCCGCTCGGGCGAAGCCCAAAAGTTCTAGGGCTTCCAGGAGGGGGAAGAGGTCGTCCACCTCGAGCCCCTCCTCCGCCGCCAGCACGGGCAGGTCCGCCCGCCCCCCGTGCCGGGCCAAGGCTTCCGCCAGGCTCGCCAGGGCCTCCACGGAGGCCGAGGGCAGGCGCACGATCTCCTCCTCTAGATGCCTTTCCACCTCCTCCCGCAGGGTGAGGGCCTGGTAGATCTCCTCCACCACCGCCCGGAAGCGGGGATGGTGGGGATCCCGGGGGTGGGCTAAGGGGATGGGGATTTCCCGGCCGATCCTTGCCGGGCTTCCCTGGAGGACCAAGGCCCGGTCCGCCAGGGCCACCGCCTCTTCAATGTTGTGGGTGACCAGGAGGATGGCCCGGGCGGAAAGCCGTCCCGCCTGCCATAGGTCCAGAAGGTCCCCCCGTAGCCCCTCGGCGGTGAGGGGGTCCAGGGCGGAAAAGGCCTCGTCCAGGAGGAGGACCTTGGGCTCCACCACCAGGGCCCGGGCCAGGCCCACCCGTTGCTTCATCCCCCCGGAGAGCTCCTTGGGCAGGGCCTCCTCAAACCCCTGGAGGCCCACGAGGGCGAGGGCCTCCCGGGCGCGGCGTACCCGCTCCTCCTTAGGTACCCCGCGGGCCTCGGGGCCCAAGGCCACGTTCTCCAGGACCGAGAGCCAGG from Thermus hydrothermalis includes the following:
- a CDS encoding amino acid transporter, which produces MKLQGHTDEGRYPWWQVLCLTGVDLFSSLGYQPGIALLAAGFLSPLANIALGLFALLGVFPVYRRLAEESPHGEGSVGLLTRLLPGWRGKVLVLVVLGFMATDFVITITLSAADAAVHLIGNPVAPAWLQGSQVSLTLLLIALLGFVFYLGFREAIGLAVPITLGYLALNAITLGVALSHVGPEHLAQWWQGLLRAHADPLGLILATTLAFPKLALGLSGYETGVAVMPLIRGGPQDTPERPWGRIRGGQRLLLAAATVMASFLVAAGFATALLIPPELWQSEEVSGRAISFLAHRYLGEGFGSLYDLFSIVILWFAGASAMAGLLTLVPRYLPRFGMAPEWARQHRILVLFFTGVAFGITLLFRAQVEAQAAAYATGVLVVMSSAALGVALSAQREKRKEARYFQTLLPVFAYVLVANVVERPDGVRIASFFIAATLFLSFLSRTLRSFELRVEAFQLDEMAERMVAHLKEQEAPLRLVAHRPERGGRSVYWDKERRIREATHIPAHDPIVFVEVYVQDPSEFSTVAQVWGVDHRDAKVFRILGTAAPNTLAAFLLYLRERTGKRPHIYFEWSDEGPWQAALDFLLFGEGDVPTLTHEILRRVEADPRRRPVVHVGG
- a CDS encoding nitrate/sulfonate/bicarbonate ABC transporter ATP-binding protein; the protein is MLLEAEDVSKAFSAGERPFPVLEGVNLAVGEGEIVALLGRSGGGKSTLLRILAGLIPPDRGEVRFQGRRVEGPVEGMATVFQSFALFPWLSVLENVALGPEARGVPKEERVRRAREALALVGLQGFEEALPKELSGGMKQRVGLARALVVEPKVLLLDEAFSALDPLTAEGLRGDLLDLWQAGRLSARAILLVTHNIEEAVALADRALVLQGSPARIGREIPIPLAHPRDPHHPRFRAVVEEIYQALTLREEVERHLEEEIVRLPSASVEALASLAEALARHGGRADLPVLAAEEGLEVDDLFPLLEALELLGFARAERGDAELTPAGAAWASATPEERKILFGEHLLRQVPLFARLHQALLARRQVPEERVLARLRQHLPEPEARRVLAVVREWGRYAGLLGYDDRARVFFLPEQMEEVPEL